The Eschrichtius robustus isolate mEscRob2 chromosome 16, mEscRob2.pri, whole genome shotgun sequence DNA segment ATGCTCTCCCTTTATTTACTAACTCACTGTTTGCCCAGGTTTTGATGGAGGGCTGGCGGGTCCCTTGGGTGCCCCCATCCAGGCTGCTGTTTTCTGCCCTCCACTGGCTGGGCCCAGCCTGGGAAGAGACCCTTGTCCCCAGGTTTTGCGTTTCTTCCTAACATCGGGGAGCGCTCGCTGTACCCAGACAAGTGCTTACCCGGCTTCTCATTTTGTTCTCAGAACCATCTTGTGTGACAATGTTGGTTCCCTTTCTGCAgatgaaacagaggcacagacacCTTAGGTCACTTTCTGGGGCAGCGGTCACTCTTGGGTGCAACGGCAGGGTCACCCCACTCTTCAGCCTGAGGCTCTGAGGCAGGTTCAAATCCTAGGTCTGCAGAGGGGGAGCcaaggcctctctgagcctcagtcccaGGGCATCTGCATGAGCCCCCCCTACCGCGCAGGGTGGGTCAGGGCAGAGACCCAGCGCCACCCCAGAGCCTCGGGGCAGGCCGGGGGCCAAATTTGGGCGGAGAACAGGGGCCGCAGCGTCCTGGAGTCAGCCTGTGGTGGGTGTTGGCAGATGCGCCTGGCTGCAGACAGGGTCATATCAACATCCATTCTCAGCAGGGTGGCGGCTCCGGCTCCGAACAGCATAGAATGTCAGCACTTACGTTAAAAATGATGGGTCTGTCACATGCCAGGGAGGTACGGGAATCAGCCCCTGAGGAGGgtgtttccaggccccagtgcTCCCCTGCTGCTCCTTTCCTTGGAGAGCAGCTGGTCCCAGAACGGCCAAGCGCGTGTGGTCAGGTTTCCCAGGCCCTGTGGCAGCAGGTGGGAGGCAGACAGTGCGCCGGTCTCGGCAGATCCTCCTCATTCCTCACACCTCACTTCTGCCTCACTTTTCCTCATTCTGACATCCTGGGTCATGAGACAGAGGATAGCTGGGGACTCATTGGGGGTCACACCCTGAGCGCTTGGGATAGGGCCAAGTAGACGATCTGCCTGGTGCTCACGCATGTGCATGTGTCAGGCCTTCTGGGCCATTCTAGGAGGGGTCTGGCACAGTGGGAGCCCTGCCAGCATTGGGGAGGGGTGTGGATGACACAGTGGCCCACAGTCCGTTCCTCGACCAGGCCCCACTGAGGTCACAGGTGTTTTAAAATTCCTGGTTAGGGGCAGGTGCAAAGGGCAGGGTTCCAGAAAGAAGCTCAGAAGTTCATTTGGAGACCACGTGATGAGTGGCAATCAGAGGGTAGTAGCCCTCCTGTCCCAGGCTTGGGTACCActgtcccctccccaggccctgcagccCTTTGCCACTCCTGCTTGTGGATGTCACGTGCAGCAGAGTGGCTACCTTGTCACTGCCGCCACCAGCCTGCCTTCACGTGCCATCATTTCCCAAGTCCTCCTGGGTCCCAGCGCAGGGCTGAGCATGCCAGGTATGGCTCAGGTATGGCATTCTGTTTGCACAGGCTGGTTGCCCCTTTTTTGCATATGAGGAGACAGGCAGGCAGTTGAATGAGTCCTTGAGCTCCTGACTTCACTGCACAACCATCTATCCTCTCCTCTTCAGACCCTTTATCTTGTCCTTTCCCATTTCAGCTTTCCTGAAGAATGGGGCAAAAAAAGCAGCGACTGTTGGAGGCCAAGCGGCATCAGAGCCCGCCAGGTGCGACCCGGACAGCTTCCCCCAAGGAGCCCCGCTTGGGGCCACCCATGACCCTCGGCCCCCAGCGCAGCATCTATTTCTCAAGCCTAAAGGGCCGCCCTGCTCGCCTGGGATCAGAGTTTTTCGACCAGCCCGCAGTCCCCCTGGCACGGGCATTTCTGGGACAGGTAATGGAAATGTAGCGGCATGGCCTCTGCTGAAGGGTCATCACCGTGCGGTGTCTGTGGGCCCAGCCCTCTGCCCGCTGGGCTCACGTCCCTGACTTGGCCCTGCGTGGCCTCATGCAGTCAGCCGCTTTGCCCACATTTGCTCCTGGGTAGCTTCACCTCAGTCATCTGGGGCAGCGTCTGGGTCCGGGGTCAGCTGGGAAGAATGCCGAGGTTGTTAGGGGTGCCTGCCTGCTCTGGGCAGTGAGGACGGGGCAGCTACAACATTAGCCTTCCCCCTGGGGCTGTGGGAGCATTACCCCTGGTCCACCTGGGATTGCCCTCAGGGCAGGTTTCTTACAAGGACCACGGTCAGTGCTGGCCCCTCTGTCTGTGAGGGGCTGCTTTTGCCTGCCCCGTCCCCTGACACAGTCAGTGCCCCTGCTGGAGCTTGTCTATGTGTGTAGCAGCTTTAGACACATGGCAGCTGAGGCCATGGCCTACGGGCTGCCCAGCATCAGGATTGTCTAGATGAAGGACAGCCTCCTTCTCCCCACAGTGGCTCACAGTGCCAGAGCTGGCTTCCCAGCAGCCCCTGCAGCTCCAAGTTCTGGGGTGGGAAACAGGACCGCCCAGGGCCCTTGGGGGTGGAGCCCGTCACCATGCGGTGTGTACATGGCATGTGCTGCAGCAGCAGAGTTTTGGCCACATCCGTCTGGAGTACCATCTGGCTAGGCCTGGCTTTCTGGTCTTCCTGGAGGTTCCATGGCTACCCTGGGTCCTTTAGTGAGCCTACTTTTAGGTTAAAGTGGCCAAGGAGAGTCAGTTTCTGTGGCTAATACAAAATTGGTGCCAGGAACAGATTCTAAAATGTGAGCTAGTGGAGTGTGACCTAAAGTGTGACCTCATCGAGAAGGGACCAGAGTCTGTTCCCATGAGGATGCTTTCAGCTGCAAGGACCAGAAGGTCCTTGTAAAAGCACCTTAAGTCAGGAGAGCTTATGATCTCACGTAAAAGGGCACATGGGGCAGGTGGGCCCAGCATCAGGTCGAGGGCCTAAGGGCCTCAGTGTGTCACCATCTCCCCCTAGGCTCCCCTAGGCTCGCATCACGCCTGTTTGAGCCCGAGGGTAGACATGGCGATGACCAGCAGAGAAGGGAGGGTCTCACCCTGTATGTGCCTTTGGTTAGGGAGGAGAGCCTTTTTCATTACCTCCCAGTGGATGTCCTCACAGACCTCTTGACCAGACTTGGGTCATGCACTCATCCTTAAGCAGGTCACTGCAAGGAGCAATGAGTTGCCATGACAACCCAGACCACTCTTGTGTCACCCTCTCGGCTGAGAAGGGTCTCGCCTCTCTCgggaccctccaccagcaaggaGGAGATGCTTATGATGGGGGTGAGGGGCAGCCACCATCTGCTATCTGGAAATGATATCAGTGAAATTCAGGACAGGAAAGAAGACAGTGAGGAAAGGGCTGTGGGAGGCTCCTCCCCAGGCCCCATGGAGGTGTCAGGCTGACAGGGAATGCTCCCTCTCATCCCctgggaagatgggagggaggcctCACCTGAGGTGCTCTGGCCAAGCCCACCTGTGCACACATACGGGGATTTATGGGCTTTGTCTCCAGGAAGGCCTCCTCTAACCCTTACCCCCTAGTCCAGCCTCCAgcacacccctccctgcccccacgaCACTGACCCTGGCCGCAGACACATTGAGCTCCGTGGGCTAAGGCATGGTGGCCTGGCCATCCAACTGGCCTAAGGCTCTGGCCTAAGGACAAGGCAGGTGGTAGGGACAGCCCTGGTGAGGTGGCTGGCCCTGGAAACTCCACAGTGAACCCTGGTTGAGTCAGACCTGGGGCTCCGGACACGGGCATGACTGCTGGCCATTCCTGGGGCCGTACCATGGTGATGCGTGGCGAAGGGCAGAGGGGCTCCAGGCGGGGGAGGACTCAGCTCCTGGGGTACTCAGCGCTCCGCAGGCCCTGCCTGGCTCTCCTGTGGCCTACTCTGTTCTCCTAGGTGCTCTGCTGGCCTGAGAGCACCCACCCCTCTGGGGACAGCCCCTGACAACTGCCCCCTGCCCTGTCCTCGGCTGGCCCCTCTGTCCCCTCCTGGACCCACCCTGCCCAGGGTGCTGTCTGAGGCAACCGTCGCCAGGCTCgccttcctggcctgctgcctgcGCTGACCCACTCCTTGTGGAGCTCGTTACccccaggccaggcctggggcACTGCGGGGCAGCTGGTCCTGCTGCTTTCAGAGTTGGCTGGGTGGGGGCTGAGTGCGATGGTCCTTTGCAGTTAGTCCAGGGGGAGGGGGCTCCACAGGCTCTGGAATCCCAGGCGGGGCCCTGTGCCCTTCACACTGCTCGGCTAAGCTTTAAGTCCAAGGGGACCCTGCTGAGAGGAAGTGCGAGAATTCACTAGTGCtggtgcccagcccagccctggccgGCCTGAGATGGCTGCACGCTGTGGACAGGGCACTTGGTGAGCAGGGCCTGTGGTCCAGTGGTCCAGCAGGATGGAGGGGATGGTGGGGAAGAGCCAGCTGTACCTGGGTGTCCTATACCTATACACCCTGAGCTGGGAGATGAGTCCAGGCTGTGGACTGTCAGGGTGGAGCGAACCCGGCTCCTTCCTACGCTGAGCAGGTCTTGGTCCGACGGTTGGATGATGGCACAGAGCTCCGTGGCCGCGTCGTGGAGACTGAGGCATACTTGGGGCCAGAGGATGAAGCTGCCCATTCGAGGGGCGGCCGACAGACCCCCCGCAACCGCAGCATGTTCATGAAGCCAGGGACGCTGTATGTGTACCTCATCTATGGCATGTACTTCTGCATGAATGTCTCCAGCCAAGGTGAGTGGTGCTGGGGCTTGGGGAAGCAGGAGGCCTGGGCAGAGCCCCCTCAGCTGGCAGACCCCGGGAGGACCAGGTTGGCTAGGCGATTGAGCAAGGGGTTCCCTTGCTAGGCTAGGCGGGGGTTTCAGGAGCTTTGGCTGCATGGATGTTGGTTAGAGGTGCCAGGGGCCCCACAGAATAGAGGTCACGGGTTGACTTGAACACAGAGCACGTGGGTTCACGAGCCCACCGCTGGCCCCAGAGCTCAGTGCTGGTGTCACTGCCGGCCCAGAGAGAACTCGGGAGGGGCTGATGTGGGGAAACAAGAGTGAGATTGATTTGGGGTGAGCTGGGCTCAGGCAGGAGCCTCGCCAGGCAGCCAGTTATGGGGTCTGGGTCAGTTCTCAACTGGGGATGATACTGCCACCCTGGGGAACAttaggcaatgtctggagacgtttTTGGTCATCACATCTGTGGGGATCTCCTGGcctctagtgggtggaggccagggaggaTGCTCAACAGTTCACAACGTACAGGATGGCCAACTCCACAGAATCATGGCCCCAAAGGTCAGTGGTGCCGATGGGAGAGATGCTGGTCTTAAAGCTCCCGGGAGGGTCCACGCACCTTGGGGGACCCACTGGGTCTTCCGTGGGTAGGCAGCTGTGTTTTCTGAGTGGTCTGTGCTGGGAAGGAAGCGCCCAGCACCGTCTTGCCAGAGCCACCGCTGAGCAGCAGCggcgggggtgaggggtgggtggtggtCTGCCCAACCCACTCTGGCTAGCCAGTGCTAGCGTCCATCTGCCGAGCCTCCCGCCGCTGTCGCAAGATGAATGAAGGCTCGAGGACAGTAAGGGGCTGCCGGTCACACACGTGGAAGGATTCCACTGACGTGTGAGTTGTGATTGCCCAGAATGGACAGCTGGGGATGCCTGATGCCAGAGCCACAGGGCCAGAGGACACAGGGAATCCACGACTGGCCTTGTGCCCAGCAGAAGGCAGGTGCTGTGTGAAACTGAGTGACAGGGACTGCCCCTGAGGGCCCGGTTACCAGGCGCAGAGCTTATTCCGGTCGCTGAGCTTTTCTTTGGCGTTAGAACCAACCCCTCACGTGAGAGGAGACTGCACTTGGACAAGGGGCTGCAGTCAGTGAGGAAAGGGAGGAGCCCAAGTTCCTGCAGGTACAGTGGACAGAGCAGATGTGGGaggtggtgtgttactttctagTTACATGACCAGGATGCCCCAGGAACGTCGAGGTTAGGGGAGCAGAAAACCACATGGGTACAGACAGGGCCAAGGGTCATCCAGGTGGAGTGAGGGAGAGGGGCAGCCGAGACAGTCCTTGCCTGTGGGGTGGAGGCCGTGCAGAGACCAGACTTGGGGCTGCGCGGTTGGTGCAGGCAGACGGGGTTGGCGGGGGGCGATGGGGAGGCCTGGTGCGACGAGGTGGGGATGTCCTGCTTGTCAGGAGTCTGGACTCAGGTGCGTCCCAGGAGATGGGTCAGCTACTCCTCCAGACCTGTCTGCAGGTGGTACCCAACTACGCTCAGGATGGAACCAGAGGGAACTTTGAGGCCAGTGAGGGGAGTGGCCCAGGAATCACAGAGGGACTAAAACTCAAGGCTTTAGGTGCCCTTGGGCACATCCTGAAGTGCTTTGAAAGCTGGCTGGTTAAGGGGCATCTGGTCGCACACCCCCCCCCACTTGCTGGCTGTGCAAGAGGCCAGCTCCTGGGTGCTGATGGGAAGGCCTGTGTGGCTGAGGCCTGAGAGAGCGACTGGCCTGGCCACACCTCAGGCTGAGCCCCTCAGACTCCCAGCTAGTGGGTGGGCTGAGAGGGGAGCAGGTGTCCCAGGACAGTGGCCTTGCTGGAGGGTCAGGGTGCCTCTGTCCAGGGCGCAGCAAGTAATCACTGTCCCCAGCCAGGAATCCAAGGGGGTCTGGACAGATGTGTCTTCTCGAGGGAATCCCTGGGCCTGGGTGTCTATTTGCCGTCCCACAAGTGGCCTGGTTGGGGAGGGGACCCCACAGAGGTGGGGGGCTATATCCGGTACCTCCTGCTCTGTCAGTTTCCGCACTGGGTcctggggtggggctcacctgCGTCCTGTGCACACTGGTGGCTGCTCCAAGCCAGGCTTCCAGCTTCCCCAACAGCCAGTGGGGGAGATGGTTGGGGGACCCTGGGGTTTTCTTTGCTGACCTCACAAAGGGAGCCAGGGAGCTCCATGCATCCCCAGCTGGTGCCCATAGGAGGCACAGGTGCCTTGTGGGTGCAGGTGTGCAGGAGGGGGAGGCAGGCAGAGGGTCTGGATGGTGAGTGAGCACAGGTGTCACCCAAGCAGCTTTGGTCCGGTCTTGGGTAGTGGGCCAACAGCTTGGGAGGCTCCATCTCTTCCACAGGGGACGGGGCGTGTGTCCTGCTCCGAGCGGTGGAGCCCCTGGGGGGCCTGGAGGCCATGCGGCAGCTTCGCCACACCCTCCGCAAAGGCGCTGCCGGACGAGCCCTCAAAGACCTTGAGCTCTGCAATGGTCCCTCCAAGCTATGCCAGGCCCTGGCCATCGACAAGAGCTTTGACCAGCGGGACCTGGCCACAGACGAGGCTGTGTGGCTGGAGCGGGGCCCCCTGGGGCCCAGTGAGCCAGCTGTGGTGGCAGCAGCCCGAGTGGGCATAGGCCACGCAGGAGAGTGGGCCCTGAAGCCCCTGCGCTTCTATGTGCAGGGCAGCCCCTGGGTCAGTGTGGTAGACAGAGCGGCCGAGCGGGACGCACAGGCCAGAGCAAAGGCCAGCCGGGATGaggatttttaattgtttaaaaatgaaataaatgctgTGTTTATAGAAAACAGTGTCACTTGTGTCTTGCCCAGAGTCCCCATCGGTGGCCAGCTCGTCTCTGTGGGAGGACTCGGGGCCAGCAGGCCGACTTCCTCCTCAGGCCTGAGGCAACCGTGTGTGGGGAGCACCGGTGCACCagacagccccccccccccccggccaagGGAAAGCTAAGACAGCTACAGGACACCATTAGCCCAGGTCCTCGTGCCTCAGATGGCACGGGGGTGACCACTTGGCCATGGCCTCCTGGTGGCTAACACAGGactgtggtggggggaggggctgggccaggCACCGGCAAGCTGGGGGGAAGGGTGCCTGCAGGTGGCCGGTGCTGGCCATACAGTCCAGGCCAGGCCCTCGGACCTGAAGCTCTGGACGGCCCAGGCCTGCGGAACacgggaggcggggaggggctcTGAGAGAAACACGGGCCGAGTTGGTGTGGGCAGCCTGCAAGCCTCACTCAGAGGCAAGAGTCCTGGACGCTCTCCCAGCTCGAGCCTCACCTCAGCTCAGAGCCCCTGAGGCTGTTTCCAGGACTGGAGgcgggtgaggatgtggagagcaggggccccgtggggagggaaggagcctggggtgggggaggctc contains these protein-coding regions:
- the MPG gene encoding DNA-3-methyladenine glycosylase encodes the protein MGQKKQRLLEAKRHQSPPGATRTASPKEPRLGPPMTLGPQRSIYFSSLKGRPARLGSEFFDQPAVPLARAFLGQVLVRRLDDGTELRGRVVETEAYLGPEDEAAHSRGGRQTPRNRSMFMKPGTLYVYLIYGMYFCMNVSSQGDGACVLLRAVEPLGGLEAMRQLRHTLRKGAAGRALKDLELCNGPSKLCQALAIDKSFDQRDLATDEAVWLERGPLGPSEPAVVAAARVGIGHAGEWALKPLRFYVQGSPWVSVVDRAAERDAQARAKASRDEDF